In Candidatus Desulfofervidus auxilii, one genomic interval encodes:
- a CDS encoding YqaA family protein — protein sequence MGGQNNFLKRLYDWVIHWAQTPHANKALFTVAVAESSFFPIPPDVLLITMGVSQPKKSFFYAGLSTLGSVLGGILGYFIGWQFMAAIGEKIIHLYGLSHKYLQVQHLYRNYDVWAIGLGGFTPLPYKLFTISAGAFKINFLSFVLVSLVARGLRFFLVGGVFYIWGQQVQKIMERYLNWLATGFATLVILGYICIKCLF from the coding sequence AATTTTTTAAAACGTCTCTATGATTGGGTGATACACTGGGCACAGACCCCTCATGCCAATAAGGCCTTATTTACTGTGGCAGTGGCTGAGTCTTCCTTTTTCCCCATTCCTCCTGATGTATTACTTATCACTATGGGTGTAAGTCAACCTAAAAAAAGTTTTTTTTATGCTGGTCTTTCTACCCTTGGCTCTGTTTTAGGCGGCATATTAGGATATTTTATCGGTTGGCAGTTTATGGCTGCCATCGGTGAGAAAATTATTCATCTTTATGGCTTAAGTCATAAATACCTCCAGGTCCAACATCTTTATCGGAATTATGATGTATGGGCTATTGGTCTTGGTGGTTTTACTCCTTTACCTTATAAACTTTTTACCATTAGTGCAGGTGCCTTTAAGATAAATTTCCTTTCTTTTGTCCTTGTTTCTTTGGTAGCCAGGGGCCTACGGTTCTTTTTAGTTGGAGGAGTTTTTTATATTTGGGGACAACAGGTGCAAAAAATTATGGAAAGATATTTAAATTGGTTAGCTACAGGTTTTGCTACCCTGGTTATTTTAGGCTACATTTGTATAAAATGTTTATTTTGA